One segment of Myxocyprinus asiaticus isolate MX2 ecotype Aquarium Trade chromosome 41, UBuf_Myxa_2, whole genome shotgun sequence DNA contains the following:
- the LOC127431461 gene encoding phospholipid phosphatase-related protein type 4: MSSRERLKEKMIKESVSLLPCFYFVELPLLVSSVASVYFLEWTDIFKPVCWGFSCQDRSLSLPYIEPTHEVIPFLMLLSLAFAAPAITIMIGEGILFCCLSRAQCGGGAEADINAAGCNFNSFVRRGVRFVGVHVFGLCATALITDIIQLSTGYPAPYFLTVCKPNYTYLNTSCDESSFILEDICSGSDAAVINAGRKSFPSQHATLASFAAVYVSMYFNSTLTDSSKLLKPLLVFSFIICAIICGLTRIIQHKNHAIDVYLGFLLGGSIAVYLGLFAVGNFQPSEENRKNQLHVRDSHQTVTDLCQQGHHLPAKSCSGSDGLSSSCSEGILHRNTQHRQARSLSSLKRLGGNVEAITPRSTPHKENMVTFNTLPRVHTPTMDESAFRNATIHSSSVDSSRSKLLLSQWKSKNENRKHSLHTTEGGAGQSPPNSMEVRCSSEPLTVGTNSEHQAPGTPYLKLATGSTTLPSNPSGITGGTRMPVQSRPGSSQLVHIPEETQENMGGLPNSSNVRDKWLMSMERSVDKGEVPVVRTNSNGQPRIMQVIAMSMQQGLLQGSSPSSESSSHTSSTAPLQRYKSLTEESGGQSSTGGAIIRVEAHPENDQPLMHAHSTNGSGSWTWKSQSSFRQSFELNDLNRDSESSESARDGNSSTDRKKNGPKVVAVPTVPTISTSGRDHHHPNQTISTIRVTPMEMTESGPGSCESSLQRKNRILIPERGNSPDTTRNIFYKGTSTTPAFKEQTDIFTSKTKTN, from the exons ATGTCTTCGAGGGAAAGACTTAAAGAGAAGATGATCAAAGAAAGCGTGTCTCTGCTGCCATGCTTTTATTTCGTTGAG CTTCCTCTTCTGGTCTCATCTGTGGCCAGTGTGTATTTCCTGGAATGGACAGACATTTTCAAACCGGTCTGCTGGGGTTTCAGCTGCCAGGACCGCAGTTTGAGTCTGCCTTATATCGAACCCACACATGAGGTCATTCCATTCCTAATGCTCCTCAGCCTTGCCTTTGCAGCTCCTGCCATTACG ATCATGATCGGAGAGGGGATTCTGTTCTGCTGTCTGTCCCGAGCACAATGTGGGGGAGGGGCTGAAGCCGATATCAACGCGGCCGGCTGCAACTTTAACTCTTTCGTCCGGCGAGGTGTCAGGTTTGTGG GGGTTCACGTGTTTGGCCTGTGTGCCACAGCTCTAATAACTGACATTATTCAGCTGTCGACGGGTTACCCTGCCCCCTACTTCCTGACTGTGTGCAAGCCCAATTACACCTACCTCAACACCTCCTGTGATGAAAGTTCCTTCATCTTGGAGGACATCTGCTCAGGATCTGACGCTGCTGTCATCAATGCTGGCAG AAAATCCTTCCCGTCTCAGCATGCCACACTGGCGTCCTTTGCTGCCGTGTATGTCTCG ATGTACTTCAACAGCACGCTAACAGACTCCTCCAAACTGCTGAAGCCTCTGCTGGTGTTCTCCTTCATCATCTGTGCCATCATCTGCGGCCTGACCCGCATCATTCAGCACAAGAATCATGCCATTGACGTTTACTTGGGCTTCTTGCTTGGAGGCAGCATTGCTGTTTACCTA GGTTTGTTTGCTGTTGGAAATTTCCAACCCAGTGAGGAGAACCGAAAAAATCAGCTTCATGTTCGGGATTCTCACCAAACTGTGACTGACCTCTGCCAGCAGGGTCACCACCTCCCTGCCAAGAGCTGTAGTGGCAGTGACGGGCTCTCGTCATCGTGCTCAGAGGGCATCTTACACCGCAACACCCAGCACCGCCAGGCAAGATCTCTTAGCAGCCTGAAGAGACTCGGTGGAAATGTAGAGGCCATCACTCCCCGCAGTACTCCACACAAGGAGAACATGGTGACCTTCAACACCCTGCCCAGAGTCCATACGCCCACCATGGACGAGTCTGCCTTCCGCAATGCCACCATCCACTCCTCCTCTGTGGATTCAAGTAGATCCAAGCTGCTGTTGTCGCAATGGAAGAGCAAAAATGAGAACCGTAAACATTCCCTGCATACCACCGAAGGTGGAGCCGGACAGTCTCCGCCCAACAGCATGGAGGTCCGCTGCAGCTCTGAACCACTGACTGTGGGAACCAACAGTGAACACCAGGCACCTGGAACGCCGTACCTCAAACTGGCTACTGGAAGTACGACTCTACCCAGCAACCCTAGCGGAATCACTGGTGGCACTCGGATGCCCGTCCAATCTCGTCCAGGTTCCTCGCAGTTGGTGCACATCccagaggagacgcaggagaacATGGGTGGTTTGCCAAACAGCAGCAATGTTCGAGACAAATGGCTGATGAGCATGGAAAGGAGTGTGGACAAGGGTGAAGTACCAGTGGTTAGGACTAACTCTAATGGTCAGCCACGAATCATGCAGGTCATTGCGATGTCCATGCAGCAAGGTCTACTGCAAGGAAGCTCACCCAGTTCTGAAAGTAGTAGTCACACTAGCTCCACAGCACCATTGCAGCGCTACAAGAGCTTGACCGAGGAATCTGGAGGCCAGAGCAGCACAGGTGGGGCCATCATAAGAGTGGAAGCCCATCCAGAAAACGACCAGCCCTTAATGCATGCACACTCCACAAATGGAAGTGGCTCTTGGACCTGGAAGTCCCAGAGTAGCTTTAGACAATCATTTGAGCTTAACGACTTAAATCGAGATTCAGAGAGCTCGGAATCCGCTCGGGACGGGAATAGCTCTACGGACAGAAAGAAGAATGGTCCTAAAGTCGTTGCTGTGCCAACTGTTCCCACCATTTCCACATCAGGCAGGGACCACCACCACCCCAACCAAACCATTTCCACCATCCGGGTTACTCCTATGGAAATGACCGAGTCTGGGCCAGGGAGCTGCGAATCTAGCTTGCAGAGAAAAAACAGGATCCTGATCCCTGAAAGAGGAAACAGCCCGGACACCACCAGGAATATTTTTTACAAGGGAACGTCAACCACACCGGCTTTCAAAGAGCAGACAGACATATTTACCTCTAAAAcaaagacaaattaa